One part of the Alistipes onderdonkii genome encodes these proteins:
- the thiL gene encoding thiamine-phosphate kinase — translation MEKKRRTEIAELGEFGLIDLLTRGFDPADASTLRAAGDDAAVVMPPSGEAVLCSTDALLEGIDFDLTYFPLRHLGYKAVTVAASDILAMNALPSQLMVSLGVSSKMSVEALQDLYEGIAFACREQGIDLVGGDTKASMTGLVLGLTALGHAPKEKVVSRGGAQQNDLICISGNLGAAYMGLRLLEREKRVLADVKDPEPKFAGYEYLLEKYLKPRLRKDIVEALAEEGIVPTSMIDLSDGLSSDLMQICKASKCGARIYLDRIPIARQTYALAEELNADPVVAALNGGEDHELLFTVPLALQEQVMRMGCVDVIGHITPESTGVYLVTPDGADIRLKAQGFPEKE, via the coding sequence ATGGAAAAGAAACGACGCACCGAAATCGCCGAGCTGGGTGAATTCGGCCTGATAGACCTGTTGACCAGAGGGTTCGACCCGGCGGACGCTTCGACGCTCCGCGCTGCGGGCGACGATGCGGCGGTCGTCATGCCGCCGTCCGGCGAGGCGGTGCTCTGTTCGACGGACGCACTGCTGGAGGGCATAGACTTCGACCTGACCTATTTTCCCCTCAGGCACCTGGGATACAAGGCCGTGACGGTGGCCGCGAGCGATATACTGGCGATGAACGCACTGCCTTCGCAGCTGATGGTGTCGCTCGGCGTGTCGTCCAAAATGTCGGTGGAGGCGTTGCAGGATCTGTACGAGGGGATTGCCTTCGCGTGCAGGGAGCAGGGGATCGACCTCGTGGGGGGCGATACGAAGGCTTCGATGACCGGACTGGTGCTGGGCCTCACGGCGCTGGGACATGCCCCGAAGGAGAAGGTCGTGTCGCGCGGCGGCGCACAGCAGAACGACCTGATCTGTATTTCGGGCAACCTCGGTGCGGCGTATATGGGGCTGCGGCTGCTGGAGCGCGAGAAGCGGGTGCTCGCAGACGTGAAAGACCCGGAACCGAAGTTCGCAGGGTACGAATACCTGCTGGAGAAGTATCTCAAGCCGCGCCTGCGCAAGGACATTGTGGAGGCATTGGCCGAGGAGGGCATCGTACCGACGTCGATGATCGACCTTTCGGACGGGCTTTCCAGCGACCTGATGCAGATTTGCAAGGCGTCGAAATGCGGGGCCCGCATATACCTCGACCGGATTCCTATCGCAAGGCAGACCTATGCCTTGGCGGAGGAACTGAATGCCGACCCGGTCGTGGCGGCGCTCAACGGCGGTGAAGATCACGAATTGCTGTTCACGGTGCCGCTGGCCTTGCAGGAGCAGGTGATGCGCATGGGGTGCGTCGATGTCATCGGCCACATAACGCCCGAGTCGACGGGGGTATACCTGGTGACGCCCGACGGCGCGGATATCCGCCTCAAGGCGCAGGGCTTTCCCGAAAAGGAGTGA
- a CDS encoding helix-turn-helix domain-containing protein codes for MLELNHDQNVFSISFRAIDYLNGNNQQYYYKLEGGNDQWINNGSSNTVSFANISPGTYTLLVKYYNCATNRESRTATLQIRIRPPWYFSNGAKSLYFIFILSCIGLFIHYLMKRSQRHHDAIMQQLEQQHKEEVYESKLNFFTNIAHEFCTPLSLIYAPVNRILRIKHLDQPTLRYAGLIKNNAERLNSLITDLLEFRRVETGHKTPKITAVDISGIAQSILEAFSEMAVGLNIRLEANIPAKVCRNSDSSFIVTILNNSLAVAIKYTEHGGIVKLCIDTTNELLNITISYTGRKISEGNLPHLPDRYRMLDNLEHNPDAELNSRDQLALAISYSLIHILGGDVQIDTSDKWTHFRVTLPASEATANSTPANHSEKEQLIPKADTQATPIRLPSTPFDDSKLTMVVIDNEHELLWFMTDLFSDKFNVICFDCIPETDSVFCDNIPDIILCNYMMSNFNTLDFTRRIKSNPDRSHIPLIMISAKHEIEDQIAALNAGAELYVTMPFNVDFLRTSVEKLLKRKEALKAYFASKISAFELVDGKLIHKSHRKLYKEIVDIINKNIENDKLSAEFIATQMNMGVRKLYRQVEEIKGIGISSLIRECRLVVACDLLIKSRLTIDEVVFKSGFSNRVSFYKAFAKKYNCTPKEYRDRNSIG; via the coding sequence TTGCTGGAGCTGAACCACGACCAGAATGTTTTCTCGATCTCGTTCAGGGCGATCGACTATCTTAACGGCAATAACCAGCAATATTACTATAAATTAGAAGGAGGCAACGACCAGTGGATCAACAACGGGAGTTCGAATACGGTTTCGTTCGCCAACATCAGTCCCGGTACCTATACACTGCTAGTCAAATACTACAATTGTGCCACAAACCGCGAGAGCCGCACGGCAACTCTACAGATAAGGATCAGACCGCCATGGTATTTCTCGAACGGAGCCAAAAGCCTATATTTCATCTTCATTCTGAGCTGTATCGGACTTTTCATTCACTATTTGATGAAGCGAAGCCAGCGACATCACGATGCAATCATGCAGCAACTGGAACAGCAGCACAAGGAGGAAGTCTACGAATCTAAACTCAATTTCTTCACCAATATCGCGCATGAATTCTGTACGCCGCTCTCACTGATATATGCCCCCGTCAATCGGATACTCAGGATAAAGCATCTCGACCAGCCGACCCTACGCTACGCTGGACTGATAAAAAACAATGCCGAACGCCTGAACTCACTCATTACGGATTTGCTCGAATTCCGGCGGGTAGAAACGGGACACAAGACGCCAAAAATCACCGCTGTCGACATCTCTGGAATTGCCCAAAGCATCCTCGAAGCATTCTCGGAAATGGCAGTAGGCCTTAATATCAGGCTCGAAGCAAATATTCCAGCAAAGGTATGCCGGAACTCGGACAGCAGTTTCATCGTCACGATCCTGAACAACTCCCTGGCCGTCGCCATAAAATATACCGAACACGGCGGCATCGTAAAACTCTGCATCGACACGACGAACGAACTGCTGAACATCACAATCTCCTATACCGGCAGGAAAATCAGCGAAGGCAACCTGCCCCACTTGCCGGATCGCTACCGCATGCTCGACAACCTCGAGCATAATCCTGACGCGGAGTTGAATTCGAGAGATCAGCTCGCACTTGCCATATCGTATAGCCTGATTCATATCCTCGGAGGGGATGTGCAGATAGACACTTCCGACAAATGGACACATTTCCGTGTTACCCTGCCTGCATCGGAGGCGACAGCAAATTCCACCCCCGCCAATCATAGTGAGAAGGAACAACTCATACCAAAAGCCGATACACAGGCAACTCCCATCCGTCTTCCGAGCACTCCCTTCGACGACTCAAAGCTCACCATGGTGGTCATCGACAATGAACACGAGCTCCTGTGGTTCATGACCGATCTTTTTTCCGACAAATTCAACGTCATATGCTTCGATTGTATCCCAGAAACCGACTCGGTATTCTGCGATAACATTCCAGACATTATCCTATGCAACTACATGATGTCAAATTTCAACACACTGGATTTCACTAGGCGCATCAAGTCGAATCCTGATCGGTCGCACATCCCATTGATCATGATTTCCGCTAAACACGAGATCGAAGATCAGATAGCAGCCCTCAATGCAGGCGCCGAACTATACGTCACCATGCCCTTCAACGTCGATTTTCTCCGCACTTCGGTCGAAAAGCTACTCAAACGTAAAGAAGCACTCAAAGCGTATTTCGCCTCCAAGATCAGTGCCTTCGAACTTGTGGACGGCAAGCTGATCCACAAGTCACACCGTAAACTGTACAAAGAAATCGTCGACATTATCAACAAGAATATCGAAAACGACAAACTGTCGGCTGAATTCATTGCCACCCAGATGAACATGGGCGTGCGCAAACTCTACCGACAGGTCGAAGAGATCAAGGGTATCGGCATCAGCAGCCTGATCCGCGAATGCCGGCTTGTGGTGGCGTGCGATCTATTGATCAAATCGCGGCTCACGATCGACGAGGTCGTCTTTAAATCCGGCTTCTCCAACCGGGTCAGTTTCTACAAGGCATTCGCAAAAAAGTACAACTGCACTCCCAAGGAATACCGCGACCGGAACAGCATTGGATGA
- a CDS encoding glycosyl hydrolase: protein MGKNTTRILLTLAILCGISALQAQVPAVPPRTELDSPFGKADTKKFLTPPKVYHPETWFHYIGGNVSKEGITADLEAIAAAGITGIQLFHGQFGGPWPGVEPQIACLSESWDDAVHHTAKECQRLGLRFTMLVCPGWALAGGPWIEPANAMRHLTWSRTDITGGKPVVWKLPRPQPSEEEWRDYRDVAVLAFPTPQDDTGSPLMPASVRSNRNDLPWKELITGTLGAVVHLAPAREGQPNWVEVTFPEATKLRTIEFSSINGFNTIMCYEPGISVNIEAVMPDGSTRKIRSLQIPQSNWQDESPISLACSDIDGVNTYRISINNRHTMGIGRLRLSSAAVKDNWEAEAGWTLRSLIRGQHPEQAKEAFIDPARIIDLSDAMDTKGNLSWNAPEGNWTILRIGHVNTGMKNGPAPAEGTGWECDKFSSEGADAQFAGYIGRLIGPNGPLYGGMLDGMLMDSWECKTQTWTANMEQEFEQLAGYPLRQWLPAIFGYVVKDHETTTRFLRDWRATISSLATEKFFGGMAHNAHANGLTLAFETAFGDILPGDILEYYKYADVPMCEFWRHPSDTFVGSINFKPIKPTASAARLYGKPRVAAESFTSFQLTWDEHLSRMREVANQNAIEGVTHNVLHTYTHNPRTDFLPPGTSFGSNIGTPFLRGQTWWKHMPEFTTYLARCSYLLERGKPVSDVLWYLGDEFDHKPDQRFPFPEGFKYDYCNHDILLNRLSVRDGMIVTPEGITYRLLWLPDIPRLMPETLEKLYDLVRQGAVIVGNAPTGLATLNESGNAQKRFDKAVKNIWGKASPGIRKVGKGTVISGTPLSEALETLGLQPDVTGMGARWLHRHIEGADWYYICAPTGTGFSGTLDFRNTGQAEIWDPVTGSVTPAVAIHNGERTEVTLRLPQAGSCFVVFRKDSDITVPSATTCKPTQSLLLNTPWTINFPEGWGIPETLVVNELKPWKELAANDEGKAFSGTATYTTTFDIGTKQAGCKYHLDLGRVDMIAAVSVNGRKLRTLWTAPYELDITEAVNEGCNELKVEVTGTWYNRLVYDAGQSEERRLTWTISGPPANATLQETGLMGPVMLSICE from the coding sequence ATGGGTAAAAATACAACCAGAATCTTACTGACACTGGCCATCTTGTGCGGCATTTCAGCCTTGCAGGCCCAGGTTCCAGCAGTTCCGCCGCGCACCGAGCTTGACAGTCCGTTCGGAAAGGCCGATACGAAGAAATTTCTTACCCCGCCCAAAGTCTACCACCCGGAGACATGGTTCCATTATATAGGTGGCAATGTCTCCAAAGAGGGCATTACAGCCGACCTCGAAGCTATTGCCGCCGCCGGAATAACAGGCATCCAACTTTTCCACGGTCAGTTCGGCGGCCCGTGGCCCGGCGTCGAGCCCCAAATCGCCTGTCTGAGCGAATCGTGGGACGACGCAGTCCACCACACGGCTAAGGAATGCCAGCGGCTCGGACTGCGGTTCACGATGCTGGTCTGCCCAGGCTGGGCACTGGCAGGTGGCCCTTGGATCGAACCCGCCAATGCCATGCGCCACCTGACGTGGAGCCGCACCGACATTACGGGCGGGAAACCCGTCGTCTGGAAACTGCCTCGGCCGCAACCGAGCGAAGAGGAGTGGAGGGACTACCGCGATGTGGCTGTCCTCGCATTCCCCACGCCGCAGGACGACACTGGCTCACCCCTTATGCCCGCCTCCGTACGCAGCAACCGCAACGACCTCCCATGGAAAGAACTCATCACTGGCACCCTTGGAGCAGTCGTCCACCTAGCCCCGGCACGCGAGGGGCAACCTAACTGGGTTGAAGTTACTTTCCCCGAAGCTACAAAGTTGCGCACGATTGAATTTTCGAGCATCAATGGGTTCAATACCATCATGTGCTACGAACCAGGCATTTCGGTGAATATCGAAGCCGTTATGCCTGATGGTTCTACCCGTAAAATACGCTCCCTGCAAATCCCCCAAAGTAACTGGCAGGATGAATCTCCCATCAGCCTAGCCTGCTCCGACATCGATGGGGTCAACACCTACCGCATCTCCATCAATAATCGTCACACCATGGGGATCGGACGCCTACGCCTTTCTTCCGCTGCGGTCAAAGACAATTGGGAGGCCGAAGCAGGCTGGACTCTGCGCAGCCTAATCAGAGGACAGCATCCCGAGCAGGCGAAAGAAGCCTTTATAGACCCCGCCCGAATCATTGACCTCTCGGATGCCATGGATACAAAAGGCAATCTATCGTGGAATGCACCAGAGGGTAACTGGACGATACTTCGCATCGGACACGTGAATACGGGTATGAAAAACGGGCCAGCACCAGCCGAAGGTACCGGCTGGGAGTGCGACAAATTCTCCAGTGAAGGTGCCGACGCCCAATTCGCAGGCTATATTGGGAGACTCATCGGCCCAAACGGCCCCTTATATGGAGGTATGCTCGACGGCATGCTCATGGATAGTTGGGAGTGCAAAACCCAAACATGGACGGCCAACATGGAACAGGAGTTCGAGCAATTGGCAGGCTACCCTCTCCGACAATGGCTCCCGGCAATCTTCGGGTATGTTGTGAAGGATCACGAAACCACGACACGCTTTCTACGGGACTGGCGCGCAACTATTAGCAGCCTGGCCACCGAAAAATTCTTTGGCGGAATGGCGCATAACGCTCACGCCAATGGGCTTACGTTGGCTTTCGAGACCGCCTTTGGTGATATCCTTCCGGGCGATATTCTCGAATACTATAAATATGCAGATGTCCCCATGTGTGAATTCTGGCGCCATCCGTCGGACACGTTCGTCGGCTCAATCAATTTCAAACCTATTAAACCTACTGCATCGGCCGCCCGCCTCTATGGCAAACCACGCGTAGCTGCAGAGTCATTCACATCATTCCAGCTGACGTGGGACGAACACCTGAGCCGTATGCGCGAAGTTGCCAACCAGAATGCCATAGAGGGCGTGACCCACAATGTGCTACATACCTACACGCACAACCCACGCACCGACTTCCTTCCGCCGGGCACCTCATTCGGCTCCAATATCGGCACACCGTTCCTGCGCGGGCAGACATGGTGGAAGCACATGCCTGAATTCACCACCTACCTAGCTCGCTGCAGCTACCTGCTGGAGCGCGGAAAACCTGTCTCTGACGTACTGTGGTACTTGGGCGACGAATTCGACCACAAACCCGACCAACGTTTTCCTTTCCCAGAAGGCTTCAAATACGACTACTGTAACCACGACATCCTACTCAACCGACTCTCCGTACGTGACGGAATGATCGTGACACCAGAGGGCATCACATACCGACTGCTTTGGCTACCTGACATCCCGCGACTGATGCCCGAGACACTCGAAAAACTTTACGATCTGGTTCGGCAGGGTGCCGTCATCGTCGGGAACGCCCCTACAGGCCTAGCAACCCTGAACGAATCAGGCAATGCACAGAAACGCTTTGACAAAGCTGTAAAGAATATCTGGGGCAAAGCCTCACCCGGTATCCGCAAGGTCGGTAAAGGAACGGTTATCTCCGGTACTCCGCTTAGCGAAGCACTGGAAACACTCGGACTGCAACCCGACGTAACAGGCATGGGTGCACGATGGTTACACCGCCACATCGAAGGAGCTGACTGGTATTATATCTGTGCACCGACGGGCACCGGATTCTCGGGTACGCTCGATTTTCGCAACACCGGACAGGCCGAAATCTGGGATCCAGTAACCGGCAGTGTCACCCCAGCCGTCGCTATCCACAATGGGGAGCGCACAGAAGTAACGCTTAGGCTGCCACAAGCAGGCTCTTGCTTTGTGGTCTTCCGCAAGGACTCCGACATAACAGTCCCCTCGGCGACAACCTGCAAACCGACACAATCACTTCTGCTCAACACTCCTTGGACGATAAATTTCCCCGAAGGGTGGGGTATACCCGAAACACTGGTAGTGAATGAGTTAAAGCCTTGGAAAGAGCTCGCTGCAAACGATGAGGGTAAGGCATTCTCTGGCACAGCTACTTACACGACCACATTCGACATTGGCACGAAACAGGCGGGCTGCAAATACCACCTCGACCTAGGACGCGTAGACATGATCGCAGCAGTGTCCGTCAACGGCCGGAAATTACGCACCTTGTGGACAGCCCCCTATGAGTTGGACATTACGGAAGCCGTCAACGAGGGCTGCAACGAACTGAAGGTGGAGGTTACAGGCACCTGGTACAACCGCTTGGTGTATGACGCCGGGCAATCGGAGGAAAGGCGCCTGACGTGGACGATCAGTGGGCCTCCGGCGAATGCGACGTTACAGGAAACCGGGCTAATGGGGCCCGTCATGCTTTCGATCTGCGAATAG
- a CDS encoding ABC transporter ATP-binding protein has translation MAADILHTPRPHAGPAPGAPGISLHGLTLAYGRRVLLRDADAVLPQGSITALIGRNGTGKSTLLRAIAGLGTAAGEIRLCGKPLAALTTLQRASIVSFVTTDKIRIANLACEDVVALGRAPYTNWIGHMQQADRDIVSRSLSLVGMSSFARKTMDRMSDGECQRILIARALAQDTPVILLDEPTAFLDLPNRYELASLLRRLAHEEGKCIFFSTHDLDVALGLCDATALIDTPALHCMSAADMAASGHIERLFAGAGISFDPATLTIRLAKK, from the coding sequence ATGGCAGCCGACATCCTCCATACCCCCCGACCGCACGCCGGCCCCGCACCCGGGGCACCGGGCATCTCGCTGCACGGCCTCACCCTCGCCTACGGCCGCCGCGTCCTGCTGCGCGACGCCGACGCCGTGCTCCCGCAAGGGTCGATCACGGCGCTCATAGGCCGCAACGGGACGGGCAAAAGCACCCTGCTGCGGGCGATCGCCGGGCTGGGCACGGCCGCCGGCGAGATCCGGCTCTGCGGCAAGCCCCTCGCCGCGCTCACCACGCTGCAACGCGCCTCCATCGTCAGCTTCGTCACCACCGACAAGATACGCATCGCCAACCTGGCCTGCGAGGATGTCGTCGCCCTGGGCCGCGCGCCCTACACCAACTGGATCGGGCACATGCAGCAGGCCGACCGCGACATCGTGTCACGCTCGCTCTCGCTGGTGGGCATGTCGTCGTTCGCCCGCAAGACCATGGATCGCATGTCCGACGGCGAATGCCAGCGCATCCTGATCGCACGCGCTCTGGCGCAGGACACCCCCGTGATCCTGCTCGACGAGCCCACGGCCTTCCTCGACCTTCCCAACCGCTACGAACTGGCGTCGCTGCTGCGCCGCCTGGCACACGAAGAGGGCAAATGCATCTTCTTCTCGACGCACGACCTCGACGTGGCGCTCGGGCTCTGCGACGCCACAGCGCTCATCGACACCCCCGCACTGCACTGCATGTCGGCGGCCGACATGGCGGCGAGCGGCCATATCGAACGGCTTTTCGCCGGCGCGGGCATCTCGTTCGACCCTGCGACGCTGACCATCCGGCTCGCAAAAAAATAG
- the rpsT gene encoding 30S ribosomal protein S20: MANHKSSKKRIRQTAAKRAHNRLYHKTARNAVKALRNTSEKSAAEALLPKVTTMLDKLAKHNIVHKNKAANLKSALQLHVNAL; this comes from the coding sequence ATGGCAAACCATAAGTCATCGAAAAAACGCATTCGCCAGACCGCGGCCAAGCGTGCCCACAACCGTCTGTACCACAAGACAGCACGTAATGCCGTGAAAGCACTGCGCAACACCTCGGAGAAGAGTGCCGCCGAAGCCCTGCTCCCCAAGGTAACCACCATGCTGGACAAGCTCGCCAAGCACAATATCGTGCACAAGAACAAGGCCGCAAACCTGAAGAGCGCCCTCCAGCTGCACGTGAACGCACTTTAA
- a CDS encoding adenylate kinase, with protein MINIVLFGAPGCGKGTQAQRLKAHYGIEHVSTGEVIRDEIRRGTELGRSMESYIEAGKLAPDEIVIGMVANYVAQHKHAKGCIFDGFPRTTVQAEEFDKLLARHGLKVDIMVDIHVPEEELVQRILLRGKDSGRADDASEEVIRGRLDVYRQQTAVVSDYYAARGKYASVNGTGSMEEVFSRITDVIDQLQ; from the coding sequence ATGATAAACATCGTCTTATTCGGTGCGCCGGGCTGCGGCAAAGGCACGCAGGCACAACGGCTCAAAGCACACTACGGCATCGAGCATGTCTCGACGGGCGAGGTTATCCGCGACGAGATCCGCCGCGGCACGGAACTCGGACGCAGCATGGAATCTTACATCGAGGCTGGCAAACTGGCCCCCGACGAAATCGTCATCGGCATGGTCGCCAACTATGTCGCCCAGCACAAACATGCCAAGGGCTGTATCTTCGACGGCTTCCCCCGCACCACGGTACAGGCCGAGGAGTTCGACAAGCTCCTCGCCCGGCACGGGCTGAAGGTCGACATCATGGTCGACATCCACGTCCCCGAAGAGGAGCTCGTCCAGCGCATCCTGCTCCGCGGCAAGGATTCGGGACGCGCCGACGACGCCTCCGAGGAGGTGATCCGCGGCCGCCTCGACGTCTACCGCCAGCAGACCGCCGTCGTCTCGGACTACTACGCCGCCCGGGGCAAATACGCCTCGGTCAACGGCACGGGTTCGATGGAGGAGGTCTTCTCGCGCATCACCGACGTGATCGACCAGTTGCAATAG
- a CDS encoding iron ABC transporter permease, producing the protein MAVGRTTFLFTALALLTVVLFTADLLVGSVAVAPADIWAALTGGDCDPAIRDIILRIRLLKAVTALLAGAALAASGLQMQTLFRNPLAGPYVLGISSGAGLGVALFLLGAPLLGVSAHSFVQSLGIAGAAWLGAALVLLVVMAVSRRIKDIMVILILGMMFGSGISSVVEILQYLSSEAALKSFVIWTMGSLGDVTGGNLALMLPVIAAGLVLSVAAIKPLNLLLLGENYARTMGLNVQRTRTLLFLSTVLLAGTVTAFCGPVGFIGLAVPHLARMLFASADHRILMPGSMLAGAALLLVCDLISKTLALPINTVTALMGIPVVIIVVVRNRNLF; encoded by the coding sequence ATGGCAGTCGGCAGAACCACATTTCTTTTCACGGCGCTTGCGCTGCTGACCGTGGTGCTCTTCACGGCCGACCTCCTGGTCGGCTCGGTCGCCGTGGCGCCCGCCGACATCTGGGCGGCACTCACGGGCGGCGACTGCGACCCCGCCATACGGGACATCATCCTGCGGATACGGCTGCTCAAAGCCGTCACGGCACTTCTGGCCGGCGCGGCGCTCGCCGCCAGCGGCCTGCAGATGCAGACCCTTTTCCGCAACCCGCTGGCCGGGCCCTATGTGCTGGGCATCAGCTCGGGCGCCGGGCTGGGCGTAGCGCTGTTCCTGCTGGGGGCTCCCCTGCTGGGCGTCTCGGCGCACTCGTTCGTGCAGTCGCTCGGCATCGCCGGCGCGGCATGGCTCGGCGCGGCACTCGTGCTGCTGGTCGTGATGGCGGTCAGCCGCCGCATCAAGGACATCATGGTCATCCTCATCCTGGGCATGATGTTCGGCTCGGGCATCAGTTCCGTAGTCGAGATACTCCAATACCTGTCGAGCGAGGCGGCGCTCAAATCGTTCGTCATCTGGACGATGGGGTCGCTGGGCGACGTCACGGGCGGCAACCTCGCCCTGATGCTCCCGGTCATCGCCGCGGGGCTCGTGCTCAGCGTCGCCGCCATCAAGCCGCTCAACCTGCTGCTGCTGGGCGAAAACTATGCCCGCACGATGGGGCTCAACGTGCAACGCACCCGTACGCTGCTGTTCCTCTCCACCGTACTGCTGGCCGGTACCGTCACCGCCTTCTGCGGCCCCGTGGGCTTCATCGGGCTGGCCGTCCCGCACCTGGCACGCATGCTCTTCGCCAGCGCCGACCACCGCATCCTCATGCCGGGGTCGATGCTCGCGGGCGCCGCCCTGCTGCTGGTCTGCGACCTCATTTCGAAAACCCTGGCGCTGCCGATCAACACCGTCACGGCCCTGATGGGCATCCCGGTGGTCATCATCGTCGTCGTCCGCAACCGCAACCTCTTCTAA
- the rpsR gene encoding 30S ribosomal protein S18: MAQENKAQSEIRYLNPVSVDVKKKKYCRFKKLGIKYVDYKDGEFLKKFLNEQGKILPRRLTGTSQKFQKKVAQAVKRARHLAILPFVTDCMK; encoded by the coding sequence ATGGCACAGGAGAACAAAGCACAGTCTGAAATCCGCTACCTCAACCCGGTATCGGTCGACGTCAAGAAAAAGAAATACTGCCGTTTCAAGAAGCTCGGCATCAAATACGTGGATTACAAGGACGGGGAGTTCCTCAAGAAATTCCTCAACGAGCAGGGTAAGATCCTTCCCCGCCGCCTGACGGGTACTTCGCAGAAGTTCCAGAAGAAGGTGGCCCAGGCCGTGAAGCGTGCGCGTCACCTCGCCATCCTGCCCTTCGTAACCGATTGCATGAAATAA
- a CDS encoding WG repeat-containing protein, translated as MKRLAMLLSALLCLQTAASGAEPWFRYFSDGRAVIKRGSLYGFADRNGTEAIPCRYTKAYPFHDGIAMVRQGYEVFAIDTLKKSPRWTPGTANGVPVDVRYETSFKFQYR; from the coding sequence ATGAAACGGCTCGCAATGCTCCTGTCGGCTCTGCTCTGCCTGCAAACGGCGGCATCGGGCGCGGAACCGTGGTTCCGCTACTTCTCGGACGGGCGCGCCGTCATCAAACGGGGTTCGCTCTACGGCTTCGCCGACCGCAACGGCACCGAAGCCATCCCCTGCCGGTATACCAAGGCCTATCCTTTCCACGACGGCATCGCCATGGTGCGGCAGGGCTATGAAGTCTTCGCCATCGACACCCTGAAGAAATCCCCCAGGTGGACGCCCGGCACGGCCAACGGCGTCCCCGTCGACGTACGTTACGAAACCTCCTTCAAATTCCAGTACCGCTAA
- the rpsF gene encoding 30S ribosomal protein S6: MNNYETVFIVTPVLSDAQVQEVADKFQGVITENGGQIVNKESWGLRKLAYPIQKKTTGFYFLVEFTGEGSLIGTLETQYRRDERIIRFLTFKQDKFAVEYSEKRRAKLSNKQEE; encoded by the coding sequence ATGAACAATTACGAAACCGTTTTCATTGTCACGCCGGTTCTGTCCGATGCACAGGTGCAGGAGGTCGCTGACAAATTCCAGGGTGTCATCACCGAGAACGGCGGTCAGATTGTGAACAAGGAGTCGTGGGGCCTTCGCAAGCTCGCCTACCCTATTCAGAAGAAGACCACCGGTTTTTACTTCCTGGTCGAGTTCACGGGCGAAGGCTCGCTCATAGGCACGCTCGAAACGCAGTACCGCCGCGACGAGCGCATCATCCGTTTCCTTACTTTCAAGCAGGACAAGTTCGCCGTGGAATACTCGGAGAAGCGTCGTGCAAAACTTTCTAACAAACAGGAGGAGTAA
- the rplI gene encoding 50S ribosomal protein L9 codes for MEVILIKDMENLGYANDIVTVKPGYANNYLIPQGYAKAATASAKKVLAENLRQRAHKDAKILADAQALAETIANLPLTLAVKAEEGKLFGTVTATDLAEALAAKGIELDRKLIAVEGIKTVGEYEATAKLHKEVKAVIKFSVTAAE; via the coding sequence ATGGAAGTTATTCTGATCAAAGATATGGAAAACCTGGGCTACGCCAACGACATCGTGACCGTAAAGCCCGGTTATGCGAACAACTACCTGATTCCCCAGGGTTACGCAAAGGCTGCCACCGCATCCGCCAAGAAGGTGCTCGCCGAGAACCTCCGCCAGCGCGCCCACAAGGACGCCAAGATCCTTGCCGACGCACAGGCACTCGCCGAGACCATCGCCAACCTGCCGCTCACGCTGGCCGTGAAGGCCGAGGAGGGCAAGCTCTTCGGTACGGTTACCGCCACCGACCTGGCCGAGGCCCTGGCTGCCAAAGGCATCGAACTCGACCGCAAGCTGATCGCCGTAGAGGGCATCAAGACCGTCGGCGAATACGAAGCAACCGCCAAACTCCACAAGGAGGTCAAGGCAGTCATCAAATTCTCGGTTACCGCCGCAGAATAA